Proteins found in one Candidatus Eisenbacteria bacterium genomic segment:
- the atpH gene encoding ATP synthase F1 subunit delta yields the protein MISVTLARRYARALLNLATRQNEVERTQAELRDLAAVFARTPTARKFFESPNISRAEKVSFLEAREAKLARPVYGLLHVLLKRRRLDHLVTIASEFEKMAEESQGITRATVRTAVALTDLQTDILTKALERRTGDRVLLTREIEPALLGGVVVSLDHKVIDGSLATELWRIRQRLLQTRVHGRG from the coding sequence GTGATTTCCGTCACGCTGGCGCGGCGCTACGCCCGTGCTCTCTTGAACCTCGCGACGAGACAGAACGAGGTCGAGCGCACGCAGGCGGAGCTTCGGGACCTGGCGGCCGTGTTCGCCCGGACGCCCACCGCGCGGAAGTTCTTCGAGTCGCCGAACATCTCCCGGGCGGAGAAGGTCTCGTTCCTCGAGGCACGGGAGGCGAAGCTCGCCCGCCCCGTGTACGGCCTCCTGCACGTGCTCCTGAAGCGGCGGCGGCTCGACCATCTCGTGACGATCGCGTCGGAGTTCGAGAAGATGGCCGAGGAGTCGCAGGGAATCACCCGCGCCACGGTCCGGACGGCGGTCGCGCTGACGGACCTGCAAACCGACATTCTGACGAAGGCGCTGGAGCGACGCACCGGCGACCGAGTACTGCTCACGCGCGAGATCGAACCGGCGCTCCTGGGGGGCGTGGTGGTCTCGCTGGATCACAAGGTCATCGACGGCTCCCTTGCGACCGAGCTCTGGCGGATCCGCCAGCGGCTTCTCCAGACAAGGGTCCACGGCAGAGGTTGA